The Prochlorococcus marinus str. MIT 9301 genome window below encodes:
- a CDS encoding ABC transporter substrate-binding protein, producing MKKKIVLSIFIILISFLQNSCGSKRISKKIIVASSGKIESLDPARANTLKAIQLISSLGDTLYELNSKGELIPELASGMPVISKDRLQITINLRKNVFFHDGTAFNSNAMKFTFDRFKRIGTMNYILGNKIKSIETPSEYSVIINLNKPSSSLNGLLTSVNLTPISPTFYKQYSDKFLNEKFVGTGKYVLTSFSNEVQSIDPYLNYWGEKPFNNGVNFVGYSNSSSLFGALKSKQIDVLLSNSIDDSQRKSLNDLSKNKQFNEGNSPFTELSFISLKTSSYPLSNLNLRLALAKSLNRKLISEKVSYGLRKPSRSIIPPILKKDNQELWPKYDYLEARRLLQKENYCNGNILKIPLTYRSNVPADKLIALTWQEEIKNSLKDCIDIELNGVESTTVYKNLSLGIYTAVLLDWTGAYSDPEAYLTPLLSCNEIVDGICKKGESVYSGSFWGSNKVESLFLESEKISGIKRLEKLVEIEKIAASSIPYIPIWISSQKAWSQNKISKPIFNGAGIISLSNLELINE from the coding sequence ATGAAAAAAAAAATTGTTTTATCAATATTTATAATTTTAATTTCTTTTTTACAGAATTCTTGCGGCTCAAAAAGAATATCTAAAAAAATTATAGTAGCAAGTTCTGGAAAAATTGAATCTTTAGATCCAGCTAGAGCAAATACTCTTAAAGCAATTCAATTAATCAGTTCTCTTGGAGACACATTATATGAATTAAATTCTAAGGGAGAATTAATACCTGAATTGGCCTCGGGGATGCCAGTTATTTCAAAGGATAGACTTCAAATAACTATCAATTTAAGAAAGAATGTTTTTTTTCACGATGGAACTGCTTTTAACTCAAATGCTATGAAGTTTACCTTTGATAGATTCAAAAGAATTGGAACTATGAACTACATTTTAGGAAATAAGATTAAATCAATAGAAACGCCAAGTGAATATTCAGTCATAATAAATTTGAATAAACCATCAAGTTCTTTAAATGGTTTACTCACATCAGTAAATTTAACTCCAATATCCCCTACATTTTACAAACAATATTCTGATAAGTTTCTAAATGAAAAATTTGTTGGTACTGGCAAGTATGTGCTGACCAGTTTTTCTAATGAAGTTCAATCAATTGATCCATATTTGAATTATTGGGGTGAAAAGCCCTTCAATAACGGCGTTAATTTTGTGGGCTATTCAAATTCATCCTCTCTTTTTGGGGCTTTAAAAAGTAAACAAATTGACGTGCTTTTATCAAATTCAATTGATGATAGTCAGAGAAAAAGTTTAAATGATTTAAGCAAAAATAAACAGTTTAATGAAGGTAATAGCCCTTTCACTGAATTAAGTTTTATAAGCCTCAAAACTAGTTCTTATCCCTTAAGTAATCTTAATTTAAGATTGGCTTTGGCAAAAAGTCTTAATAGAAAATTGATTAGTGAGAAAGTAAGTTATGGATTAAGGAAGCCATCTAGATCAATTATTCCTCCGATATTAAAAAAAGATAATCAAGAACTGTGGCCTAAATATGATTATTTAGAAGCAAGAAGGTTATTGCAAAAAGAAAATTATTGCAATGGAAATATTCTAAAAATACCCCTTACTTATAGATCTAATGTACCAGCTGACAAGCTTATTGCTCTGACATGGCAAGAAGAAATTAAAAATTCTTTGAAAGATTGTATTGATATTGAACTCAATGGGGTTGAATCTACAACAGTTTATAAGAATCTAAGTTTAGGAATTTATACGGCAGTCCTTCTCGATTGGACTGGGGCTTATTCAGATCCAGAGGCTTATCTTACCCCTCTTTTAAGTTGTAATGAAATAGTTGACGGCATATGTAAAAAAGGAGAATCAGTTTATAGCGGGAGTTTTTGGGGATCTAATAAAGTGGAAAGTTTATTTCTTGAGAGTGAAAAAATAAGTGGAATTAAAAGATTAGAAAAACTTGTTGAAATTGAAAAAATAGCAGCAAGTTCAATACCTTATATTCCTATTTGGATCTCCTCTCAAAAAGCATGGTCACAAAATAAAATATCAAAACCTATTTTTAATGGCGCAGGAATAATTTCATTGAGTAATCTTGAGTTAATTAATGAGTAG
- a CDS encoding MFS transporter, with the protein MISPNSLQISKNWWIQFPYHLRLITKIRFFAAFGAGGVIYLTSLIFNNLGLSATDIGLGFTISAIIGTVTRLFTGNYLNKTGKIQFPIITSSILSIAASLCLIFSRDTFLYIIGQSLVGAAAGIYWPAAEFGVPYFCHPIETRKAYALVRSSEALGIFLGVFLGGYMTNFLYSKSIFINDIFCMLVITYLISRNSSSIKRKLDNFQKKLVDPINSGQLKWNKNSTIIILSILLITTSLALIQVTLPLDLVKGGVYRNALSKEIISFIISIQLILLLFLQWPVGSWISRKERLFGLKFSLINFTFASFLLFISSYLNIPAFYLISLALILVSLGTASFLPTSTDVVFRIAPSNKKGFALALLSQCFAMGYFFGPFISGRILDLFGYASIIWLSISCCCFIAFTILFKRLF; encoded by the coding sequence GTGATTAGTCCAAATAGTTTACAAATTAGCAAAAATTGGTGGATTCAATTTCCTTATCATTTAAGGTTAATAACCAAGATAAGATTTTTCGCTGCATTTGGAGCAGGAGGTGTTATTTATTTAACATCACTTATTTTTAATAACCTAGGATTATCGGCGACAGATATTGGCCTGGGATTTACCATTTCAGCAATAATTGGAACCGTAACAAGACTCTTTACAGGTAATTATCTTAATAAAACGGGAAAAATACAATTTCCGATAATTACTTCTTCAATACTAAGTATTGCCGCTAGCTTATGCCTCATTTTTTCAAGAGATACTTTTTTGTACATAATTGGACAATCACTTGTTGGGGCTGCTGCAGGAATATATTGGCCTGCTGCCGAGTTTGGGGTTCCCTATTTTTGTCATCCTATCGAAACACGTAAAGCTTATGCCCTTGTTAGGAGTTCGGAAGCTTTAGGAATATTTCTAGGGGTATTCTTAGGGGGGTATATGACGAATTTTTTGTATTCTAAATCAATATTTATAAATGATATATTTTGCATGTTAGTTATTACGTATTTAATATCTAGAAATAGTTCTTCTATAAAAAGGAAATTAGATAATTTTCAAAAAAAATTAGTAGATCCAATTAATTCGGGACAATTGAAATGGAATAAAAATTCAACAATAATAATCTTATCTATTTTATTGATAACTACCTCTTTAGCCTTGATACAAGTAACTTTGCCTCTGGATCTTGTTAAAGGTGGAGTATATCGTAATGCATTAAGCAAAGAAATTATTAGTTTTATAATTTCTATTCAGTTAATTTTATTGTTGTTTTTACAATGGCCCGTAGGTTCTTGGATATCTAGGAAAGAAAGATTATTTGGCTTGAAATTTAGTTTAATAAATTTCACTTTCGCTTCATTTTTATTATTTATTTCTAGTTATTTAAATATCCCAGCATTTTATTTAATTTCTTTGGCATTGATTTTAGTAAGTTTAGGGACTGCTTCATTTCTTCCAACATCAACAGATGTCGTTTTCAGAATAGCTCCTTCAAATAAAAAAGGTTTTGCACTTGCTCTATTATCACAATGTTTCGCTATGGGTTATTTCTTTGGACCATTTATTTCAGGACGCATATTAGATCTATTTGGTTATGCTTCAATAATTTGGCTTTCAATTTCTTGTTGTTGCTTTATTGCCTTTACAATTCTATTTAAGAGATTATTTTAA
- a CDS encoding DUF2834 domain-containing protein: protein MNSFNILKDNKQILSYLYLFLSILGAVLPMMANFEFAREYGNSFDINNFISLANANPAAQSISRDLLVGASAIFIWIVNESKKLNMKNMWVVYIGTFLIAFAFSAPFFLFLRERRIIELEKIN from the coding sequence GTGAATTCATTTAACATTTTAAAAGATAATAAACAGATACTATCTTATCTTTACCTTTTTCTATCAATTTTGGGTGCTGTACTGCCAATGATGGCAAATTTCGAATTTGCTAGGGAATATGGAAACAGCTTTGATATAAATAACTTCATTTCTTTAGCGAATGCAAACCCTGCAGCTCAGTCAATTTCTAGAGATTTATTAGTAGGTGCAAGTGCTATTTTTATATGGATAGTAAATGAATCAAAAAAACTAAACATGAAGAATATGTGGGTTGTATACATTGGAACTTTTCTTATAGCCTTCGCATTCTCTGCACCTTTTTTCTTATTTCTAAGAGAGAGAAGAATTATTGAATTAGAAAAAATTAATTAA
- a CDS encoding alpha/beta hydrolase produces MKYIFIIFFSFCGLFFNNGLKAAEKINIKFEEMEIPLTIEQLSKLEKYKDDSTELIDWLKKNGFIRVFELSKFLEFPVFKEEGLNREILRSWIGRKILTELSKSIKVPNDNNGTEIYNTIENLLDQKKEVSTLDIIKALPSEEISLDIDNLILIISSWKNELSMQQELLSKLNQLERTKQNAFKNTKKSTKDLIKIEKKIYAPHRVKPFEVEIWKSNKTNFDKELIIFMPGLGGEINNFKWIGNELANRGWPILFIDHRGSNLESFIEVLDGKGTIPGSADFFLYRVKDLDTVLKAHENGEFGLPNNSYILMGHSLGALIALLYEGKKPTDQLGEKCNSALKDFAVTNLSKLLQCQLSEIPFPKKNNTNKASAIVGFNSFGSLVWPKENSTGIKAPTLLIGGTYDLITPLMNEQFRVFYALDNPSNRFLIIEGASHFSPIRINKSYEENNDLFKISESFIGSEPILVQDLSTKFIVEFLKNIKDQKIPNVVKNQNDLGLDFHLLDLETIKEISEN; encoded by the coding sequence GTGAAATACATTTTTATAATTTTTTTTAGTTTTTGTGGTTTATTTTTTAATAATGGTTTAAAGGCTGCTGAAAAGATAAATATTAAATTTGAAGAGATGGAAATCCCTCTTACTATAGAACAATTATCAAAATTAGAAAAATACAAAGATGATTCAACAGAATTAATAGATTGGTTAAAAAAAAATGGATTTATAAGAGTTTTTGAATTATCAAAATTTTTAGAATTTCCAGTTTTCAAAGAAGAGGGATTAAATAGAGAAATATTAAGAAGTTGGATAGGGCGTAAAATTCTTACAGAATTAAGCAAAAGCATTAAAGTTCCAAATGATAATAATGGAACAGAAATATATAACACTATAGAAAATTTATTAGATCAAAAAAAAGAAGTTTCAACCTTAGACATCATAAAGGCATTACCATCAGAAGAAATTTCACTAGATATTGATAATCTAATTTTAATAATTTCATCTTGGAAAAATGAATTATCAATGCAACAAGAACTGTTGTCCAAATTAAATCAACTTGAAAGAACTAAACAAAATGCCTTTAAAAATACTAAAAAATCAACTAAAGATCTAATAAAAATTGAAAAAAAAATTTATGCTCCTCACCGAGTGAAACCTTTTGAAGTTGAAATATGGAAAAGCAATAAAACAAATTTTGATAAAGAATTAATAATATTTATGCCAGGACTTGGAGGCGAAATTAATAATTTCAAATGGATAGGTAACGAATTGGCTAATAGGGGTTGGCCAATATTATTCATAGATCATAGAGGGAGTAATTTAGAATCATTCATAGAAGTACTCGATGGTAAGGGAACAATACCAGGAAGTGCAGACTTTTTCTTATATAGAGTTAAAGATTTAGACACTGTATTGAAAGCTCATGAAAATGGAGAATTTGGTTTACCTAATAATTCTTATATTTTAATGGGGCATTCACTTGGTGCTTTAATAGCACTTTTATATGAAGGCAAGAAACCTACTGATCAACTAGGGGAAAAATGTAATTCTGCATTAAAAGACTTTGCGGTAACAAATTTATCTAAATTACTTCAATGTCAGTTGAGTGAAATACCATTCCCTAAGAAAAATAACACTAATAAGGCCAGTGCCATAGTAGGTTTTAATTCATTTGGAAGTCTAGTATGGCCAAAAGAAAATAGTACAGGCATTAAAGCACCAACTCTTCTAATAGGTGGTACTTATGACCTTATTACACCGTTAATGAATGAACAATTTAGAGTTTTTTATGCTTTAGATAATCCATCAAATAGATTTCTAATTATTGAAGGAGCAAGTCATTTCTCTCCAATAAGAATTAATAAAAGCTATGAAGAAAATAATGACCTATTCAAAATAAGTGAATCTTTTATTGGCTCAGAGCCAATATTAGTACAAGATTTATCTACTAAATTTATAGTTGAATTTTTAAAAAATATTAAAGACCAAAAGATCCCTAATGTAGTTAAAAACCAAAATGATTTGGGACTTGACTTCCATCTCTTAGATCTTGAAACAATAAAAGAAATTTCCGAAAATTAG
- a CDS encoding ABC transporter permease, whose protein sequence is MSRNLNKLLNYSLLKISLIPIMLWIISSLVFILLRVAPGDPVDAILGSGADEVSREFLRNKLGLNEPLINQYFSYIKNILHLDFGQSLSTQEPVLKIIIKSLPASLELGFFSILSAIVIGFPLGLIGLRNRGKKTDYIARILGIATYAIPPFWGAMLAQLLFSVFFNISPIGGRFPIFQQQPQITGFLVLDSILSNNIIALKDSLYHLALPSITLGFLLSGIFSRSLRVNLDKTLKSDYVNAAICRGISRKKIFLNHALPNALLPIVTISGLTLASLAGGALLFEVTFSWPGIALRLHEAISQRDYTLVQGIVIFTSMLIVSLNLLVDILIAYLDPRIEY, encoded by the coding sequence ATGAGTAGAAATTTAAATAAACTACTAAATTATTCCTTATTAAAAATTTCATTAATACCGATAATGCTATGGATAATTTCTTCATTAGTTTTTATTTTATTAAGAGTTGCTCCCGGCGATCCTGTGGATGCCATACTTGGATCTGGTGCAGATGAGGTTTCTAGGGAATTTCTAAGAAATAAATTGGGGCTAAATGAACCTTTAATAAATCAATATTTTTCATATATTAAAAATATATTGCACTTAGATTTTGGCCAATCTCTTAGTACCCAAGAGCCAGTCCTTAAAATTATTATAAAGTCATTGCCTGCAAGTCTTGAGCTTGGATTCTTTTCAATATTAAGTGCCATAGTAATAGGATTTCCATTAGGATTAATTGGCTTAAGAAATAGAGGAAAAAAGACTGATTATATTGCGAGAATATTAGGAATTGCTACATATGCGATCCCTCCTTTTTGGGGTGCAATGTTAGCTCAATTATTATTTTCTGTATTTTTTAATATTTCCCCAATTGGAGGGAGATTTCCTATATTTCAGCAACAACCTCAAATTACAGGTTTTCTAGTTTTAGATAGTATTCTTTCAAATAATATTATTGCCTTGAAAGATAGTCTTTATCATCTCGCACTTCCTTCGATTACCCTTGGCTTTTTATTGAGTGGTATATTCAGCCGCTCATTAAGAGTAAATTTGGATAAGACATTAAAAAGTGATTATGTAAATGCTGCTATATGTAGAGGAATATCGAGGAAAAAAATATTTTTAAACCATGCATTGCCTAATGCTCTATTGCCAATTGTCACTATTTCTGGCTTGACTCTGGCCTCTTTAGCAGGAGGTGCTCTGTTGTTCGAGGTGACTTTCTCATGGCCAGGTATAGCTTTAAGATTACATGAGGCTATTTCTCAAAGAGACTATACCTTGGTTCAAGGAATTGTAATTTTTACCTCTATGCTTATAGTCTCTCTAAATCTCTTAGTGGATATTTTAATCGCATATTTAGATCCACGAATAGAGTACTAA